One genomic region from Euzebya tangerina encodes:
- a CDS encoding pyridoxamine 5'-phosphate oxidase family protein produces MADEQLSLQDVRDQIDDVKIAMLTTMDVTGRLRARPLTVQDIDDEGHVVFVVDSGAEWVMSGARAANVSLTDDDVWVSISGTLTISESAELLDELWDEATAAWFENGKADAVVAHLAADVWEYWTAPNKLVQAFQIGKAVVTDDTPDAGGRGTIDV; encoded by the coding sequence ATGGCTGACGAACAACTCTCCCTCCAGGACGTCCGCGACCAGATCGACGATGTCAAGATCGCGATGCTGACCACCATGGACGTGACCGGACGACTCCGAGCGCGGCCCCTCACCGTGCAGGACATCGATGACGAGGGGCACGTGGTCTTCGTCGTGGACAGCGGTGCGGAGTGGGTCATGTCGGGGGCACGGGCCGCGAACGTCAGCCTGACCGACGACGACGTGTGGGTGTCGATCTCCGGGACGCTCACCATCTCCGAGAGCGCCGAGTTGCTGGACGAGCTATGGGACGAGGCGACGGCCGCATGGTTCGAGAACGGCAAGGCCGATGCCGTGGTGGCGCACCTCGCCGCGGATGTCTGGGAGTACTGGACCGCACCGAACAAGCTGGTGCAGGCATTCCAGATCGGCAAGGCCGTGGTGACCGATGACACGCCCGACGCGGGCGGGCGAGGAACGATCGACGTCTAG
- a CDS encoding TcpE family conjugal transfer membrane protein, producing MTRAMECRTYTHARRFPLVIGKVGGYALPTPLTPAQVGVLLTTVILEVSTRHLWAVLPGALDLVVAMLLPLVLAWAVRHARVEGRSPGRYALGLLTYAARPRQGVRDGQPVRAVRPHTLRPADGGALWP from the coding sequence GTGACGCGAGCGATGGAGTGCCGGACCTACACCCACGCCCGACGATTCCCGCTGGTGATCGGCAAGGTCGGCGGCTACGCACTCCCCACGCCACTGACGCCAGCCCAGGTCGGCGTGCTGCTCACGACGGTGATCCTGGAGGTGTCCACCCGACACCTCTGGGCCGTCCTCCCGGGCGCACTCGATCTGGTCGTGGCCATGCTCCTGCCCCTCGTCCTGGCCTGGGCGGTCAGGCACGCCCGCGTCGAGGGACGGTCGCCCGGGCGCTACGCCCTCGGTCTGCTGACCTACGCCGCACGGCCACGACAAGGTGTGCGGGATGGTCAGCCCGTCCGGGCCGTCCGACCCCACACCCTTCGACCGGCGGACGGAGGTGCGCTGTGGCCCTGA
- a CDS encoding alanyl-tRNA editing protein codes for MTEPTDELYSTDAYLRTFEATVVAVDTDAHRVALDRSAFYPGGGGQPADRGLLAVDGGADGMLSLDVTKVGKTKALVWHELADGTPLPDPGTPVEGTLDWERRHQLMRTHTALHILCGVIWADFGVAVTGGNMEPLKGRLDFELDAMSAELGQQAQRRINEEIERAREIMVDFISRAEADDDPALIRTKANLIPAFIDPLRVIDIAGLDRQADGGTHVATTAEVGRVEVTKTESKGKANKRIRLVVNDAAT; via the coding sequence ATGACCGAGCCGACCGACGAGCTGTACAGCACCGACGCCTACCTGCGGACCTTCGAGGCCACGGTGGTCGCGGTGGACACCGATGCCCACCGCGTGGCGCTCGACCGCTCGGCGTTCTACCCCGGCGGCGGTGGCCAGCCCGCGGATCGTGGCCTACTGGCGGTGGACGGCGGCGCCGACGGGATGCTCTCGTTGGACGTCACCAAGGTCGGCAAGACCAAGGCGCTCGTCTGGCACGAGTTGGCCGACGGAACACCGCTGCCCGACCCGGGCACGCCGGTGGAGGGGACGCTCGACTGGGAGCGCCGGCACCAGCTCATGCGGACCCACACCGCCCTGCACATCCTCTGCGGCGTGATCTGGGCCGACTTCGGTGTGGCCGTCACCGGTGGGAACATGGAGCCCCTCAAGGGTCGGCTGGACTTCGAGCTCGACGCCATGTCTGCAGAACTCGGCCAGCAGGCGCAGCGGCGGATCAACGAGGAGATCGAGCGGGCCCGCGAGATCATGGTCGACTTCATCTCACGAGCTGAGGCCGATGATGACCCGGCGCTGATCCGCACCAAGGCCAACCTCATCCCAGCCTTCATCGACCCCCTCCGCGTCATCGACATCGCCGGTCTGGACCGGCAGGCCGACGGCGGCACCCACGTTGCCACCACGGCGGAGGTGGGTCGGGTGGAGGTCACCAAGACCGAGTCGAAGGGCAAGGCCAACAAGCGCATCCGCCTGGTGGTCAACGACGCGGCCACGTAG
- a CDS encoding SDR family oxidoreductase gives MAGVEGRVVIVTGAGGGLGRQHALLLASRGAKVVVNDLGGKRDGTGAGSQMADQVVTEIEEAGGAAAANYDDVATEEGGAAVVQTALDVFGQVDGVVNNAGILRDGTFHKMEYAAWDAVLKVHLYGTYNVTRAAWPHFREQSFGRVVMTTSTSGLYGNFGQTNYGAAKLGMVGLMNTLALEGKKYSIGANAVAPIAATRMTEDIFDEASLEKFDPAYVSPLVAHLCSEEMTDSGQIILAGGGNYARVAFSQSAGASFEDIPTPDAIAEQWDTITDMDGASLGMPFSG, from the coding sequence ATGGCCGGAGTAGAAGGACGAGTCGTCATCGTGACCGGGGCAGGTGGCGGGCTGGGGCGGCAGCACGCGCTGCTGCTGGCCTCCCGCGGCGCCAAGGTCGTGGTCAACGACCTGGGTGGGAAGCGGGACGGGACCGGTGCCGGCAGCCAGATGGCCGACCAGGTGGTCACCGAGATCGAGGAGGCCGGGGGAGCGGCCGCTGCCAACTACGACGACGTTGCGACGGAGGAGGGCGGAGCAGCTGTGGTCCAGACCGCGCTGGACGTCTTCGGCCAGGTCGACGGCGTGGTCAACAACGCCGGGATCCTCCGGGACGGCACCTTCCACAAGATGGAGTACGCAGCCTGGGACGCGGTCCTCAAGGTGCACCTGTACGGGACCTACAACGTGACCCGGGCCGCGTGGCCCCACTTCCGCGAGCAGTCCTTCGGGCGGGTGGTGATGACCACATCCACGAGTGGCTTGTACGGCAACTTCGGCCAGACCAACTACGGGGCCGCCAAGCTCGGGATGGTCGGCCTGATGAACACGCTGGCCCTCGAGGGGAAGAAGTACTCGATCGGGGCGAACGCCGTGGCCCCCATCGCGGCCACCCGCATGACCGAGGACATCTTCGACGAGGCGTCGCTCGAGAAGTTCGACCCGGCGTACGTCTCGCCCCTCGTCGCCCATCTGTGCAGCGAGGAGATGACCGACAGCGGCCAGATCATCCTTGCGGGCGGCGGCAACTACGCCCGGGTCGCTTTCAGCCAGTCGGCCGGGGCGTCCTTCGAGGACATACCGACCCCGGATGCCATCGCCGAGCAGTGGGACACCATCACCGACATGGACGGTGCCAGCCTCGGGATGCCCTTCAGCGGTTGA
- a CDS encoding cell wall-binding repeat-containing protein: MSCRLLVAMFALLLLVLPAPATAQEQEFTVGQPRPSDLPETLDTERFRIHYTTDESSPDATSRDVAERMAAAFDEAYELTVIQEGWRPPLDDGQLGGDGRIDVYLKDLMGQLGLADYDGACEEPECPSISGSIRMEVDMADEDILGIALHELHHLTQAAISGITQPWLREATSTFEEVANTDRVRTGDIFAYAGNTDVPLRDAEDGATEYGAHVVMQWLDDQFDLALIQDIWARTAQNNGLPLAAMNDELVERGSSFAEQFVEFAEASMIWNQPGVFPRDTSQGEVVTYPEVARQDTIGADGSASTTLSPAAYAVYDIQPTADVTVEVSTADYLLGGAALVASRMDGTVEQRSGQFENGTVTLSLDGLDEAERVSVAVVNGENTNRGVEVNDITFDVQVISEGGPIPDGSTVPARVDGVNRYNTAAELAALDHPDGAEEVILARADDFPDALASAPLSPRGDVPVLVTDSDRLNDETARAITDLGASTAIIMGGTAAVGEAVVSALPDSVTDVQRVEGPNRFATAARAAELLAAERGINEVEGQTTAFVAQGGDFASALAAAPAAAAQGFPILLAETDRLPEETAQSLTDLEIQQVYLLGNDDQITPAVQEQIADLDITVERVAGADRLRTVERIAQLSVRAGWVPGTSVLLGRGDLFVDVLAAGPHGAVTGSPIVLTESPTRLGSGAVSYLADPTASLPDAVQAIGGTAAVSVDVLAAAIGVTDARGPVDSDAGASQFLRLGEDQAVAVGDAVTIQAEPFFPDQVLPETLAVGLLPCASSSVTINDQLQLEKADVDGDGRADALGSTDTGTALIVRSNGESVDGAALLPHVEVQDDQASVALDSSAGPDCTQVVAWEDEDGDGQLRLTEDGLVAELYGTVEVRFE; this comes from the coding sequence ATGTCATGTCGCCTCCTCGTAGCGATGTTCGCACTGCTGCTGCTGGTGCTGCCAGCGCCCGCCACGGCCCAGGAGCAGGAGTTCACGGTGGGGCAGCCACGACCCTCGGACCTCCCCGAGACGCTCGACACCGAGCGGTTCAGGATCCACTACACCACCGATGAGTCCTCACCAGATGCGACGAGCCGAGACGTGGCAGAACGGATGGCCGCGGCCTTCGACGAGGCGTATGAGCTGACCGTGATCCAGGAGGGGTGGAGGCCGCCGCTCGACGACGGCCAGCTCGGCGGCGACGGACGAATCGACGTCTACCTGAAGGACCTCATGGGCCAACTGGGACTCGCCGACTATGACGGCGCCTGTGAGGAACCCGAGTGCCCGTCGATCTCCGGGTCGATTCGCATGGAGGTCGACATGGCGGACGAGGACATCCTCGGCATCGCCCTTCACGAGCTCCACCACCTGACACAGGCTGCGATCTCGGGCATCACCCAGCCGTGGCTCCGTGAGGCGACATCGACCTTCGAGGAGGTGGCCAACACCGACCGAGTTCGAACCGGGGACATCTTCGCCTACGCGGGCAACACCGATGTGCCCCTGCGTGACGCCGAGGACGGCGCGACCGAGTACGGCGCCCACGTGGTCATGCAGTGGTTGGACGACCAGTTCGACCTGGCGCTGATCCAGGACATCTGGGCCCGGACGGCGCAGAACAACGGCCTGCCGCTGGCGGCGATGAATGACGAACTGGTCGAGCGGGGCTCGTCATTCGCCGAGCAGTTCGTCGAGTTCGCCGAGGCGTCGATGATCTGGAACCAGCCGGGCGTGTTCCCGCGGGACACATCCCAGGGTGAGGTGGTCACCTACCCGGAGGTCGCCCGACAGGACACGATCGGGGCGGACGGCTCGGCGAGCACGACGCTGAGCCCTGCCGCCTACGCCGTCTACGACATCCAGCCGACGGCCGACGTCACGGTGGAGGTGTCGACTGCCGACTACCTGCTGGGAGGTGCTGCGCTGGTCGCGTCACGAATGGACGGCACGGTGGAGCAGCGCTCCGGCCAGTTCGAGAACGGGACGGTCACGCTGTCACTCGACGGCCTGGACGAGGCCGAGCGGGTCTCGGTGGCTGTCGTGAACGGGGAGAACACCAACCGCGGAGTCGAGGTCAACGACATCACCTTCGACGTCCAGGTGATCTCGGAGGGCGGCCCGATCCCGGATGGCAGCACCGTCCCCGCGCGGGTGGATGGCGTCAACCGCTACAACACTGCGGCTGAGCTGGCCGCCCTTGACCACCCCGACGGCGCGGAGGAGGTCATCCTCGCGAGGGCTGACGACTTCCCCGACGCGCTCGCCTCAGCGCCGCTCTCACCCCGTGGTGACGTACCGGTCCTGGTGACTGACTCCGACCGCCTGAACGACGAGACGGCGCGGGCCATCACCGACCTCGGTGCCAGCACCGCGATCATCATGGGCGGGACCGCAGCGGTCGGCGAGGCCGTGGTGAGTGCGCTCCCGGACTCCGTCACCGACGTCCAGCGAGTCGAGGGGCCCAACCGCTTCGCCACGGCTGCACGCGCCGCCGAGCTGCTCGCCGCCGAGCGAGGCATCAACGAGGTCGAGGGGCAGACCACCGCATTCGTCGCCCAGGGTGGCGACTTCGCCAGCGCGCTCGCTGCGGCGCCGGCCGCCGCGGCGCAGGGCTTCCCGATCCTGCTGGCCGAGACCGACCGACTGCCTGAAGAGACCGCGCAGTCCCTGACCGACCTCGAGATCCAGCAGGTCTACCTGCTGGGGAACGACGATCAGATCACCCCTGCGGTGCAGGAGCAGATCGCCGACCTCGACATCACGGTCGAGCGGGTCGCGGGCGCTGATCGGTTGCGCACCGTCGAGCGCATCGCCCAGCTCTCCGTGCGGGCCGGATGGGTACCCGGGACCAGCGTCCTTCTGGGCCGGGGTGACCTCTTCGTCGACGTCCTGGCCGCAGGTCCCCACGGCGCGGTGACGGGGTCCCCGATCGTCCTGACCGAGTCGCCCACGCGCCTCGGGAGCGGTGCGGTGTCCTACCTGGCCGATCCGACGGCCTCCCTCCCCGACGCCGTCCAGGCGATCGGTGGGACGGCGGCCGTCAGTGTGGACGTCCTCGCCGCAGCCATCGGGGTCACCGACGCGCGAGGACCGGTGGACAGCGACGCCGGCGCCAGTCAGTTCCTCCGTCTCGGTGAGGACCAGGCCGTCGCGGTCGGCGATGCGGTGACGATTCAGGCCGAGCCGTTCTTCCCCGACCAGGTGCTGCCCGAGACGCTCGCCGTCGGCCTGCTGCCGTGCGCAAGCTCGTCGGTGACGATCAACGATCAGCTCCAGCTGGAGAAGGCCGATGTCGACGGCGACGGCCGAGCCGATGCACTCGGGAGCACCGACACCGGCACAGCTCTGATCGTTCGGTCGAACGGTGAGTCCGTCGATGGCGCGGCCCTCCTGCCTCACGTGGAGGTGCAGGACGATCAGGCATCAGTGGCGCTGGACAGCTCCGCTGGGCCGGACTGCACACAGGTGGTGGCCTGGGAGGACGAGGATGGCGATGGCCAACTGCGCCTCACCGAAGACGGCTTGGTGGCCGAGCTGTACGGCACCGTCGAGGTCCGCTTCGAGTAG
- a CDS encoding DM13 domain-containing protein — MSTQQAPHHTAPPPPPPSGPQQPSSGASLAPRIVLIGLPILVGIVVGITRPEVYTALFNSPQAIAIVAGIIAAILGLSALLRRYLSNQWLITGLLLVPLAVVGYLFIAPYYAEDVVVDEALPGLETAAVSADQAEEPAGAADAEAGSAEAEAPADDTAEAPTDAEGSAADPSVENEEAVGDSPAQDGAAQDGAAQDGAADSAAEPAGEPDVAQPEDVEPEPAPEEPAAPAGPVQLSNGTFVGLDNHFAEGEAAIYTLEDGSSIVRLEDVNLQQVPEAVVYLVPGTNQEGLAEGNINLGPLTGNVGSSNYAIPPEVDLPAGEWTVLVWCEVFASPVGGATQVAIG; from the coding sequence ATGAGCACCCAACAGGCACCACACCACACTGCTCCGCCGCCCCCGCCGCCGTCCGGCCCACAGCAGCCGTCATCCGGCGCGTCGCTGGCCCCGCGCATCGTCCTCATCGGACTGCCGATCCTGGTCGGCATCGTCGTCGGGATCACCCGCCCCGAGGTCTACACGGCCCTGTTCAACAGCCCACAAGCCATCGCGATCGTTGCCGGGATCATCGCCGCCATCCTCGGCCTCTCGGCGCTGCTCCGCCGCTACCTGTCGAACCAGTGGCTGATCACCGGTCTGCTGCTGGTCCCACTGGCCGTCGTCGGGTACCTGTTCATCGCGCCCTACTACGCCGAGGACGTGGTGGTCGACGAGGCACTCCCCGGCCTGGAGACCGCTGCTGTCAGCGCCGACCAGGCCGAGGAGCCTGCGGGGGCCGCCGATGCTGAGGCCGGGTCGGCTGAGGCCGAAGCTCCGGCCGACGACACCGCGGAAGCGCCGACTGATGCCGAAGGGTCGGCCGCGGATCCAAGCGTTGAGAACGAGGAGGCCGTCGGGGACAGTCCTGCCCAGGACGGAGCGGCCCAGGACGGAGCGGCCCAGGACGGGGCTGCCGACAGCGCTGCCGAGCCAGCCGGCGAGCCGGACGTCGCCCAACCCGAGGACGTGGAGCCCGAGCCCGCCCCCGAGGAGCCGGCAGCCCCTGCCGGCCCCGTGCAGCTCAGCAACGGCACCTTCGTCGGCCTGGACAACCACTTCGCTGAAGGCGAGGCCGCGATCTACACGCTGGAGGACGGCAGTTCGATCGTCCGCCTCGAGGACGTGAACCTGCAGCAGGTCCCCGAGGCCGTCGTCTACCTCGTTCCGGGCACCAACCAGGAGGGCCTGGCAGAGGGCAACATCAACCTGGGACCGTTGACCGGCAACGTCGGCTCGTCCAACTACGCCATCCCGCCGGAGGTGGACCTCCCCGCCGGCGAGTGGACCGTGCTGGTCTGGTGTGAGGTGTTCGCCTCACCCGTCGGCGGCGCCACCCAGGTCGCGATCGGCTGA